CATAGCGCTGCTGCAAGGGCGCATGAGCCGCCGTTGGAATAAGGTAAAACCGACCCGCCCGGCGCAGCTCGGGGCTAAGTGCCAGCGAGTAGGCCAGCAGGCCCACTTCGGCCGCGCCGGTAGCGGCGTACTGGGCCGTCTGGGCAATGTTTTCGCCCATTACCAGGCGCGATTTTACCTGGTTGTAGAGCTGGTAGTAACGCAGGGCTTCTTCGGCGCGCTGGCCATAGGGCGCGTGGGCGGGGTTGGCAATGGCAATGTGCCGCACCTGCGGGTCGAGCAGGGTATTCATGCCTTTGAGACTGGGGTTCAGCTTCTTGCTCCACAGCACCAGGCGGCCCTGCGCATAGAGCTGCGGTGCCCCCGCCGTAAGGCCCTGCTGCTGGAGGCGTAGCGGGTAGTCGCCATCGGCTGAGAAAAAAATATCGAACGGCGCGCCGTGGCTAAGCTGCTCGTAGAACTTCCCCGATGAGCCATAGACCACCGTTGCCGGACTGGCCGGATGCTGGCGGTTGAAAATCGTCACCAGCGAGTCGAGCACGTACTTGAGGTCGGCGGCGGCGGCGATGGTAATGGGCGCGGGGCCGGCCGGACCCAACGGGGCCGCCCGCGTAGGCAGCCAGCTGCTCAGCAGCAGAAACGCAAGCAGAATTCGGAACATAATAAGCAAGCAGAGCAACGGGATGCCACCGTTATATATGCAAAGATACAACCCTGCCTAACCCAAGGTTTTGAGCATGAAAAAGCCTGGCAGCGGGGCCGCCAGGCTTTTCTGCTGATGAGCCAGCAAAATGTTACCAGCGCAGATTCAGCGAAGCCAGGAAGTTTTGCCGGGCCTGCGGATAGAAATAGCTTTGGTAATACGCCTGCCCACCGTAGAGGTAGCCATAGGTGTAGCCGTTGTTGACGTAGGTAGCGCCCAGCACATTGTTGACCACCGCCGCCAGCTCAATTTCGCGAAAGCCTAGCGTTGCGGGGTGCCAGAGGTAGCGCAGGCGCACATCCTGCACGTAGTACTGCGGAATGCTGCGGCTGTCGGTGGCCGTGTTGTCGAGGTATTGGCGGCTGGCGTAGCGGGCCAGGGTAGCCAGGCGCAGGCCGGGCACCAGCTCATATTCCAGCGTGTAGGCAAAAGTGAGGCTGGGCGAGAAAGATATATCAGTTTGCTTATATTGCGTACCGTGCTCCACGGAATTCTCGTCGGTCAGGTAGTCGGTATAATTGTTGATTTTATTACGACTGACGGTAGCCGTGGGGCTGAAGGTGAGCCCTTTGGCCAGGCGGGCAGCAGCTTGCAGCTCAATACCGGTGCGGTACGAGTCGCGCACGTTGGTATGGATGGGGTTGCCCACATCGTCGAGGCGGCCCGAGAGCACGAGCTGGTCGCGGTACAGCATCAGGTAATAGTTAGCCGACCATTGAAAAGCGCCCGTGGTGTGGCGCAGGCCCACCTCCAGGTTGTGCAGCTTTTCGGCGGTGGGGCGGCGCTCGGCGGGGGTATCGGTATAGTCGGTGCGGGTGGGCTCGCGCTGCGCCAGGGCATACGAGGCATACGCGGCCACTCCATCCTTCACCTGATACGTAAGGCCCGCCTTCGGATTGAGAAAGTCGAAGTTGATGGTTTGCTGGCTTTTGCCGCCGTTGGGGCTGCCGTCGGGCGCAAACAGCTCGTAGCTGACGTGGCGGTACTGCACGTCGCCAAACGCCGACAGGTTGTCGCTGAGCGCCACCGTGGCACGGACGTAGGTATTCACATCCAGCTTGTGGGCGTTGGGCTCCGAGTAATAGGGCGTGCCGGTTTCGGGAATGTTGTTGCCGCGCTGTGCCCAGGTCAGCTCGTCGTAGTG
The sequence above is drawn from the Hymenobacter baengnokdamensis genome and encodes:
- the modA gene encoding molybdate ABC transporter substrate-binding protein, producing the protein MFRILLAFLLLSSWLPTRAAPLGPAGPAPITIAAAADLKYVLDSLVTIFNRQHPASPATVVYGSSGKFYEQLSHGAPFDIFFSADGDYPLRLQQQGLTAGAPQLYAQGRLVLWSKKLNPSLKGMNTLLDPQVRHIAIANPAHAPYGQRAEEALRYYQLYNQVKSRLVMGENIAQTAQYAATGAAEVGLLAYSLALSPELRRAGRFYLIPTAAHAPLQQRYVVLKRARTNTTATAFAAFMATPVARQALHKYGFIL